A section of the Pseudomonas flavescens genome encodes:
- a CDS encoding tetratricopeptide repeat protein produces the protein MKRVVTVVGVVGLLAGCASSPAQSPWLMSRGAAIPMTCAPLSQDQELALNLAQKTADEGRLHAALANLERLPGGLPQANLYKARILRSLNRPEAQALYTSLLGTCLKAQGEHGLGQLASAQGRYQEALEHLRLAANLDPTSDTIRNDLGVVYMNLGRMDEARFELLTALELNETEKQPALNLLTLLIFQGNLPQASALAQRMGFSASEFRTAEQRAQTLRSQIGVAGAAAAKPGTPTPASGAQQRSPAAETPAPKPAETRPAPAQQAVAPVVAAPVAKPADKPVAPQPVAQPAVARAAESPARPAPAVPAPQLSNFRPAPVVPLSVASAARPPAAPAPAVAPVVVAAAPAPAVTRTAVASVAPSRQVAAAPVAVNQPAAPAVAAPAPAAAPATVAQAPAASVAPTPVATPRIAAPAVVQPAAPAVAAAPAVPAPVASVASAAPASRSIASAPGSIPAATPASQARAKIEMRPGRLIVPDDGGFIRVEPVGDLQGNAVANQR, from the coding sequence ATGAAGCGTGTAGTGACCGTGGTTGGGGTGGTGGGATTGTTGGCTGGTTGCGCGAGCAGCCCGGCCCAGTCCCCCTGGTTGATGAGCAGGGGCGCGGCGATCCCGATGACCTGTGCGCCGTTGTCCCAGGACCAGGAGCTGGCCCTCAATCTGGCTCAGAAAACCGCCGATGAAGGGCGGCTGCACGCTGCATTGGCCAATCTGGAGCGCCTGCCCGGCGGACTGCCCCAGGCGAACCTGTACAAGGCGCGCATTCTGCGCTCGCTGAACCGCCCGGAAGCCCAGGCGCTTTATACCAGCCTGCTCGGTACCTGCCTCAAGGCTCAGGGTGAACACGGCCTCGGCCAGCTCGCCAGCGCTCAGGGCCGTTACCAGGAAGCGCTCGAGCATCTGCGCCTGGCGGCCAATCTGGACCCGACCAGCGATACCATCCGCAACGACCTGGGTGTGGTGTACATGAACCTCGGTCGCATGGATGAAGCGCGCTTCGAGCTGCTGACCGCACTGGAGCTCAATGAGACGGAGAAACAGCCGGCACTCAACCTGCTGACCCTGCTGATCTTCCAGGGCAACCTGCCGCAGGCCAGTGCGCTGGCCCAACGCATGGGCTTCTCCGCCAGTGAGTTTCGCACGGCGGAGCAGCGTGCCCAGACATTGCGCAGCCAGATCGGTGTAGCCGGTGCCGCTGCGGCAAAGCCCGGCACCCCGACGCCAGCCAGCGGCGCTCAGCAGCGATCGCCTGCTGCCGAGACCCCGGCACCTAAGCCCGCCGAGACGCGGCCCGCACCGGCGCAACAGGCGGTGGCCCCTGTCGTTGCCGCACCTGTCGCGAAACCTGCCGATAAGCCGGTAGCGCCACAGCCGGTTGCTCAGCCCGCGGTGGCTCGTGCGGCAGAGAGCCCGGCGCGTCCCGCTCCAGCTGTTCCGGCACCGCAACTGTCCAATTTCCGTCCGGCCCCGGTCGTGCCGCTTTCCGTTGCCAGCGCCGCGAGGCCGCCAGCAGCCCCAGCGCCAGCCGTTGCTCCGGTGGTCGTGGCCGCTGCGCCGGCCCCTGCCGTCACGCGTACCGCCGTGGCTAGCGTAGCGCCGAGCCGCCAGGTAGCCGCTGCTCCGGTAGCGGTCAACCAGCCGGCAGCGCCTGCTGTAGCCGCCCCTGCGCCGGCCGCTGCCCCTGCGACCGTGGCCCAGGCGCCAGCCGCGAGTGTGGCGCCGACCCCGGTGGCGACACCTCGGATTGCCGCTCCGGCGGTAGTCCAGCCAGCGGCGCCTGCAGTGGCTGCCGCGCCAGCGGTGCCGGCTCCGGTGGCGTCTGTCGCCTCGGCTGCGCCGGCGAGCAGGAGCATCGCGTCTGCGCCAGGCTCCATACCAGCCGCCACGCCTGCCAGTCAGGCGCGGGCAAAGATCGAAATGCGCCCTGGCCGTCTGATCGTGCCTGACGATGGCGGCTTCATCCGCGTCGAGCCCGTTGGCGATCTGCAGGGCAATGCGGTGGCCAATCAGCGCTGA
- a CDS encoding CbtA family protein — protein MIKRIAQTAGFAGLLAAIVLTLLQSLWITPLILHAETFEVVEPAASIEHNHDTASAAHDHGAAGAHSHDGEAWAPEDGWQRLLSTGLSNLVVGVGFALMLAGLFTLRAPERTWQGLLWGLAGFATFVLAPSSGLPPELPGTAAAELLLRQYWWIGTAASTAAGLALLAFGGNWLLRILGLVILALPHVIGAPQPEVHESLAPEALEHEFILASLLTNAAFWAALGLAAAWFHGRTRHAE, from the coding sequence ATGATCAAGCGCATCGCCCAGACCGCAGGCTTCGCCGGCCTGCTCGCTGCCATCGTGCTGACCTTGCTGCAGAGCCTGTGGATAACCCCGCTGATCCTGCATGCCGAGACGTTCGAAGTCGTCGAGCCCGCGGCCAGCATCGAACACAACCACGACACCGCAAGCGCCGCTCACGATCATGGCGCCGCTGGCGCTCACAGCCATGACGGTGAAGCATGGGCACCGGAAGATGGCTGGCAACGGCTGTTATCCACAGGCTTGAGCAACCTGGTGGTAGGTGTGGGCTTCGCGCTGATGCTCGCCGGCCTGTTCACCCTGCGCGCCCCCGAGAGAACCTGGCAGGGCCTGCTCTGGGGCCTGGCCGGTTTCGCCACTTTCGTGCTCGCGCCCTCGAGCGGCTTGCCGCCGGAGCTGCCAGGTACCGCTGCGGCCGAATTGCTGCTGCGCCAGTACTGGTGGATCGGTACCGCAGCTTCGACCGCTGCAGGCCTGGCGCTGCTGGCATTTGGCGGCAACTGGCTGCTGCGCATACTTGGCCTGGTGATTCTGGCGCTGCCCCATGTGATCGGCGCACCGCAGCCTGAGGTGCATGAAAGCCTGGCACCCGAAGCGCTGGAGCACGAATTCATCCTTGCCTCGCTGCTCACCAACGCTGCGTTCTGGGCTGCTCTGGGGCTGGCTGCCGCCTGGTTCCATGGCCGCACTCGACACGCAGAATGA
- a CDS encoding cobalamin biosynthesis protein, translated as MNERSTLVAGLGCRRGCSLSELLALLDDTLAEHGSSTAELTALASSDHKADEPGLLQLAEHLGLPISFLPTDALTGYHERLSQTSAIALHVTGSPSVAEASALALVERLSNRPARLWITKRKSANATLAVARSDP; from the coding sequence ATGAACGAGCGCTCGACCCTCGTCGCCGGCCTGGGTTGCCGGCGCGGGTGTTCGCTGAGCGAGCTGCTGGCCTTGCTCGACGATACGCTGGCCGAGCATGGCTCGAGCACTGCCGAGCTGACGGCGCTGGCCAGCAGCGACCACAAGGCTGACGAGCCCGGGTTGCTGCAGTTGGCCGAGCATCTGGGCCTGCCCATCAGCTTCCTGCCCACCGATGCGCTGACGGGTTACCATGAGCGCCTGAGCCAGACCTCGGCCATCGCCCTGCATGTCACTGGCAGCCCGAGCGTTGCCGAAGCCAGCGCCCTGGCCTTGGTCGAGCGCTTGAGCAATCGCCCCGCTCGCCTGTGGATAACCAAGCGCAAGAGCGCCAACGCCACACTGGCCGTTGCCCGCAGCGATCCGTAG
- a CDS encoding DUF3613 domain-containing protein — protein sequence MKGMIVGVALLACLPLVGQAAGEGGSGGLVGGEVETQTGHWLRLQREGRLASSHPQTSTPAERELALQRWLDSHKHPIPEFFEQDAGGKLGE from the coding sequence ATGAAGGGGATGATCGTTGGCGTTGCGCTGCTGGCCTGCCTGCCGCTGGTTGGCCAGGCGGCGGGCGAGGGTGGTTCGGGTGGCCTGGTTGGCGGCGAGGTGGAGACGCAGACGGGCCATTGGCTGCGCCTGCAGCGCGAGGGACGCCTGGCGTCGTCTCATCCTCAGACATCGACACCCGCAGAACGGGAGTTGGCGCTGCAGCGTTGGCTGGATAGCCACAAGCATCCCATCCCGGAATTCTTCGAGCAGGATGCGGGTGGGAAACTGGGCGAGTAA
- a CDS encoding PAS domain-containing protein produces the protein MQVFKDWFKRDPEAQAAPEATVAPVAVSANSPCLNLSIDALGRVFEVSGSLSYRLPIAVSQVLPLEQLLHGQSRYLVTDLAAFVQQMLDLSFVTRDGSILHTRGWLKAEVQGWSLQAFEIGDFLARLQACEQRLQVFSQISAVAQSIRGADRVEFPRHAHEWLGAMAQALRLACTALALPDAQRGGWQIVGHYRDALTPVFWDDGQHLPRELQQYAGDQPVQWLRGGADVTEWHAADSVWLVPYADHQGIRAWLLCSPYIAHQSMPELNTRDWLDLFAHVAAPLLQRLDEQGRRVHGERVDILQNLLGTGWWEYMPRSGAFLLAPSLMQRFGFDPRAAVALADWLELLNPADRDEFRIRLGDAEMSGRAFEQVVRLRDAAGELCWFRIHTRILNANGQRRIVGAVLDINDMKLKEVEADAATTRLKSLVASAPALIYVNRYEEGVFVPVFCSDSSSALLGWTLEDFVQRSMADFIHPDDRDIYFAHTRTLLSQGAASSRYRLIDRDGRYHWLQDEAKLLRDERGIPVEAVGLCLDVTEAAQAAERIRESEERYRILVEDSPAIICRYRPDLTLVYANRPLAQYLGIRQENLPGTSLATYLSAQELTQFRERHRQLTPAEPVSTALVRMDLPGREHIWWVLAERAVFDEHGKLLEVQAVGRDDTELQKARQMLNQSAKMAVLGEMATGLAHEINQPLNVMRIALTNTLKGVENGSANPDYLKNKLGRIEQQITRAAKIVNHMRIFGRRSEVEDDLFSPDEAIEGALTLIREGEIARDIDLTLDLCGSPQVRGHADQLEQVIINLLVNAKDALLSAREKQPELEPRILLRSELSEDKVVVQVQDNAGGIDPLLLDRVFDPFFTTKPVGKGTGLGLSVSYGLVNQMGGKLSVSNQEGGACFRIELPVVVT, from the coding sequence ATGCAAGTGTTCAAGGATTGGTTCAAGCGTGACCCCGAAGCGCAGGCGGCGCCGGAGGCGACAGTTGCACCCGTAGCGGTTTCCGCCAACAGCCCGTGTCTGAATCTTTCCATCGACGCCCTCGGGCGGGTGTTCGAGGTGTCCGGCAGCCTTTCGTACCGCCTGCCGATCGCGGTTTCCCAGGTGCTGCCGCTGGAGCAGTTGCTGCACGGCCAGAGCCGCTATCTGGTGACGGATCTGGCGGCCTTCGTGCAGCAGATGCTCGATCTTTCCTTCGTCACCCGTGACGGCAGCATCCTGCATACCCGCGGCTGGTTGAAGGCCGAAGTGCAGGGCTGGTCCCTGCAGGCCTTCGAGATCGGCGACTTTCTGGCCCGCTTGCAGGCCTGCGAACAGCGCCTGCAGGTGTTCTCGCAAATCAGCGCCGTGGCGCAGAGCATACGGGGGGCCGACCGGGTCGAGTTTCCGCGGCATGCCCACGAGTGGCTGGGCGCGATGGCCCAGGCGTTGCGACTGGCCTGCACGGCGCTGGCCCTGCCGGATGCGCAGCGGGGCGGCTGGCAGATCGTCGGTCATTACCGCGACGCGCTGACGCCGGTGTTCTGGGACGATGGCCAGCACCTGCCCCGTGAGCTGCAGCAGTACGCTGGGGACCAGCCCGTCCAGTGGTTGCGCGGTGGTGCGGATGTCACCGAATGGCACGCCGCGGACTCCGTCTGGCTGGTGCCCTATGCCGATCACCAGGGGATCCGGGCCTGGCTGCTGTGCTCGCCCTACATCGCCCACCAGAGCATGCCCGAGCTCAACACCCGTGACTGGCTGGACCTCTTTGCCCATGTCGCAGCGCCCCTGCTGCAACGCCTCGACGAGCAGGGTCGCCGGGTGCATGGCGAGCGTGTGGATATCCTGCAGAATCTGCTCGGCACCGGCTGGTGGGAATACATGCCGCGCAGTGGCGCGTTTCTCCTGGCCCCCAGCCTGATGCAGCGCTTCGGTTTCGACCCACGCGCAGCGGTGGCCCTGGCCGACTGGCTGGAGCTGCTCAACCCGGCGGACCGCGACGAGTTCCGCATCCGCCTGGGGGATGCCGAGATGAGCGGTCGCGCCTTCGAACAGGTGGTGCGTCTGCGTGACGCCGCCGGGGAGCTGTGCTGGTTCCGCATCCATACGCGGATTCTCAATGCCAACGGCCAGCGGCGCATCGTCGGCGCGGTGCTGGACATCAACGACATGAAACTCAAGGAGGTGGAGGCGGATGCGGCGACCACTCGCCTGAAGAGTCTGGTCGCCAGCGCGCCAGCGCTGATCTACGTGAATCGCTACGAAGAGGGCGTCTTCGTGCCGGTGTTCTGCAGCGATAGCAGCAGCGCGTTGCTGGGCTGGACACTGGAGGATTTCGTGCAGCGCAGCATGGCCGACTTCATCCACCCCGATGACCGGGACATCTATTTCGCCCACACCCGCACGCTGCTCAGCCAGGGCGCCGCCAGCTCTCGCTATCGGCTGATCGACCGCGATGGCCGCTACCACTGGCTGCAGGACGAAGCCAAACTGCTGCGTGATGAGCGCGGTATTCCCGTGGAAGCGGTCGGCCTCTGCCTGGACGTGACCGAGGCTGCCCAGGCCGCCGAGCGGATTCGCGAGAGCGAGGAGCGCTATCGAATCCTGGTGGAAGACTCGCCGGCGATCATCTGCCGCTACCGACCCGATCTCACCCTGGTCTACGCCAACCGACCGTTGGCGCAGTATCTGGGCATCCGCCAGGAAAACCTGCCGGGCACCAGCCTGGCGACCTATCTGTCGGCCCAGGAACTGACCCAGTTTCGCGAGCGCCATCGGCAGCTGACGCCCGCCGAGCCGGTTTCCACGGCACTGGTGCGCATGGATTTGCCGGGGCGCGAACATATCTGGTGGGTGCTGGCCGAGCGTGCCGTGTTCGACGAGCACGGCAAGCTGCTCGAGGTGCAGGCTGTCGGGCGTGACGACACGGAACTGCAGAAGGCCCGGCAGATGCTCAATCAGAGCGCCAAGATGGCGGTGCTGGGCGAGATGGCCACCGGGCTGGCCCACGAGATCAACCAGCCGCTGAACGTCATGCGCATCGCCCTGACCAACACCCTGAAGGGTGTGGAAAACGGTTCGGCCAACCCTGATTACCTGAAGAACAAACTGGGGCGTATCGAACAGCAGATCACCCGGGCGGCGAAGATCGTCAACCACATGCGCATCTTCGGGCGGCGCTCCGAGGTCGAGGACGATCTGTTCAGCCCCGACGAGGCCATCGAGGGCGCCCTGACGCTGATTCGCGAAGGCGAAATCGCACGCGATATCGACCTGACCCTCGACCTCTGCGGTTCTCCACAAGTGCGTGGTCATGCCGACCAGCTCGAGCAGGTCATCATCAACCTGCTGGTCAACGCCAAGGATGCGCTGCTCAGCGCACGGGAAAAGCAGCCCGAACTGGAGCCGCGCATCCTCCTGCGCAGCGAGCTCAGCGAGGACAAGGTGGTCGTGCAGGTTCAGGACAATGCGGGCGGTATCGACCCACTGCTGCTGGATCGGGTCTTCGATCCGTTCTTCACCACCAAGCCAGTGGGCAAGGGCACCGGGCTGGGGCTGTCGGTCAGCTACGGGCTGGTCAACCAGATGGGTGGCAAGCTCAGCGTGAGCAACCAGGAGGGTGGTGCCTGCTTCCGTATCGAGCTGCCGGTGGTCGTCACCTGA
- a CDS encoding prepilin peptidase: MAYIVLLCWLGACAFQDAQHRKIANLLTLGGLCVALAYLLWSGNSLTGASPPAVALAIAIACLLSLPGYLSRQMGSADVKLLVALGASSDAAHLLFSVIAAALVQITWVTLVRIWPGIRQALPQRLVALRTTSAKAPPYAPFLCLGFALTTLWFIAK, from the coding sequence ATGGCCTATATCGTATTGCTCTGCTGGCTCGGCGCCTGCGCATTCCAGGACGCTCAGCACCGCAAGATCGCCAACCTGCTGACCCTGGGCGGCCTCTGCGTCGCCCTGGCCTACTTGCTGTGGTCAGGCAACAGCCTGACCGGCGCCAGCCCGCCAGCGGTGGCACTGGCGATCGCTATCGCATGCCTGTTGTCGCTGCCCGGCTACCTGAGCCGGCAAATGGGTTCGGCCGACGTGAAACTGCTCGTGGCCCTCGGTGCTTCCAGCGATGCCGCACATCTCCTGTTCAGCGTGATTGCTGCCGCGCTCGTACAGATCACATGGGTCACGCTGGTGCGCATCTGGCCTGGCATCCGTCAGGCCCTTCCACAACGCCTGGTGGCGCTTAGAACGACCAGTGCCAAAGCGCCGCCCTATGCACCCTTTCTGTGCTTGGGATTCGCACTTACAACCTTGTGGTTCATAGCCAAATAA
- a CDS encoding type II secretion system F family protein, with amino-acid sequence MGGLLLLSALLQLLLAVLFIYLAYGDLRARRQFSQRMGTVSRVSGGGVMRGIGGSSLGRRTLSMDSETVQLLNRLGWRKRNQQSMFSAIQLGTPIVLLLLVVIVELLLNKAPQPIWLAPVFALGIGYLIPKRWLAMAARRRQEQLAEEVTTFIPLLRILFDVGMTVEQGLRVLAKESEGILPNLSAELRQVLARVDAGLELGRELRDMAALLEVYEVTDCVVILEQLIVQGGGAMASLLRLKELIDDRHHTALEERVSKLSGKMSVIMMIFLFPALLIVLAGPGFIAIVGALGELK; translated from the coding sequence ATGGGTGGTCTTCTCCTGCTCAGCGCATTGCTGCAACTGCTGCTCGCAGTGCTGTTCATCTACCTGGCCTATGGCGATCTGCGTGCCCGCCGGCAATTCAGCCAGCGCATGGGCACAGTCTCGCGGGTGTCCGGTGGCGGCGTGATGCGCGGCATCGGCGGCAGTTCCCTGGGGCGGCGTACCCTGAGCATGGATAGCGAAACGGTGCAGTTGCTCAATCGCCTGGGCTGGCGCAAGCGCAATCAGCAATCGATGTTCTCGGCCATCCAGTTGGGCACGCCCATCGTATTGTTGCTATTGGTGGTGATCGTCGAGCTACTCTTGAACAAGGCACCGCAACCGATCTGGCTGGCGCCGGTGTTCGCGCTCGGTATCGGTTACCTGATCCCCAAGCGCTGGCTGGCCATGGCGGCCAGGCGTCGGCAGGAACAATTGGCCGAAGAGGTGACCACGTTCATTCCCCTGCTGCGCATCCTGTTCGATGTCGGCATGACCGTGGAGCAGGGGCTGCGGGTGCTCGCCAAGGAGTCCGAGGGCATCCTGCCGAACCTCAGTGCAGAGCTGCGTCAGGTGCTGGCGCGGGTCGATGCAGGGCTCGAACTGGGCCGCGAATTACGTGACATGGCGGCCCTGCTGGAAGTCTACGAGGTCACCGATTGCGTAGTGATCCTTGAACAGCTTATCGTCCAGGGCGGCGGGGCCATGGCCTCGCTGCTGCGGCTCAAGGAGCTGATCGATGATCGGCATCATACGGCTCTCGAAGAAAGAGTTTCCAAATTGTCCGGGAAGATGTCCGTGATCATGATGATCTTCCTGTTCCCGGCATTGTTGATCGTATTGGCAGGGCCCGGATTTATCGCGATCGTCGGGGCTCTTGGGGAGTTGAAATGA
- a CDS encoding response regulator transcription factor, translating to MEIPLRIMIVDDEPIIVEELAEFLEQLGYGVTACHCAEDALLAFQQDEQIGIVLSDMHMPGLTGVQLVGELARIARPGRLYETAIFTGSTDKQDVILALRAGVSDYYQKPVDLQELQASVTRLYERVEQRTKEQQIRQRIQDLAASLHEMHSDLLPATPIKNVAQMTASVDIIPEPFDKLSRRQLAVAQLIAKGMTNYQISCELGITENTVKLYVSQILRLTRVHNRTQLALSYPSHG from the coding sequence ATGGAAATCCCTTTGCGGATAATGATAGTCGACGACGAACCGATCATTGTCGAGGAACTCGCGGAGTTTCTCGAGCAACTCGGTTACGGCGTTACGGCATGCCATTGTGCAGAGGATGCATTGCTGGCATTCCAGCAGGACGAGCAGATTGGCATCGTGCTCAGCGACATGCACATGCCAGGGCTCACCGGGGTTCAGCTGGTCGGCGAACTGGCACGTATCGCCCGCCCGGGTCGACTCTACGAAACCGCTATATTCACCGGCAGCACGGACAAGCAGGACGTCATCCTGGCCTTGCGGGCGGGCGTTTCCGACTACTACCAGAAGCCGGTGGACCTGCAGGAGTTGCAGGCCAGCGTGACGCGTTTGTACGAGCGCGTCGAACAGCGAACCAAGGAACAGCAGATTCGTCAGCGCATTCAGGATCTGGCGGCATCGCTGCACGAGATGCACAGCGACCTGCTACCTGCCACACCGATAAAGAACGTCGCGCAAATGACCGCTTCGGTGGATATCATTCCCGAGCCCTTCGACAAGCTGTCGAGAAGGCAATTGGCAGTCGCTCAGTTGATCGCCAAAGGGATGACCAATTACCAGATATCCTGTGAATTGGGTATTACCGAAAATACCGTGAAACTTTATGTGTCCCAGATATTGAGACTGACGCGGGTGCACAACCGTACACAATTGGCGTTGTCATATCCTTCACACGGGTAA
- a CDS encoding type II secretion system F family protein produces the protein MNASMLLGVICLILLGAGLLMLRRSREQAASEQVIQRLLMDQPEPLGMVSIGHVDKLFLRAGFSKPRQGLGLWLFIWLLGALMGLIVGHWLGLLIMLLLPLLLGRLFIALRYRRRLLRMIEQLPVFLDHVIRSLKSGRALGDALMLAMETAPEPLRGAMARTRRNVLRGMGLGDALQDFADLYEREEFQVLALGVRVNQRYGGNSTELLNNLIRLIREREQSARKLRALTGETRISAYVMGGLPLALACYIFVTNPQFMLGMWQESTGRMVLLLAFVLQALGSFSLWRMLRSL, from the coding sequence ATGAACGCATCGATGCTGCTGGGGGTGATCTGCCTGATCTTGCTCGGGGCAGGCCTGCTGATGCTGCGCAGAAGCCGTGAGCAGGCCGCCTCCGAGCAGGTAATCCAGCGCTTGCTGATGGATCAGCCGGAGCCGCTGGGGATGGTGTCCATCGGGCATGTGGATAAGTTGTTCCTGCGTGCCGGTTTCAGCAAGCCGCGTCAGGGTCTTGGTCTCTGGTTGTTCATCTGGCTGCTTGGCGCGCTGATGGGCCTTATCGTCGGTCATTGGCTCGGCCTGCTGATCATGTTGCTGTTACCGCTGCTGCTGGGGCGTCTGTTCATCGCCTTGCGGTATCGCCGTCGGCTGTTGCGCATGATCGAGCAACTGCCGGTCTTTCTCGACCATGTGATCCGCAGCCTGAAGTCCGGGCGTGCGCTGGGTGACGCGCTGATGCTGGCCATGGAGACCGCCCCCGAGCCACTGCGTGGGGCGATGGCGCGCACTCGCCGTAACGTGCTGCGCGGTATGGGCCTGGGCGATGCCCTGCAGGATTTCGCCGACCTCTACGAGCGTGAAGAATTCCAGGTGCTGGCGCTCGGGGTCAGGGTCAATCAGCGTTATGGCGGCAACAGCACCGAGCTGCTGAACAACCTGATCCGGCTGATCCGCGAGCGCGAACAGAGCGCTCGCAAACTGCGCGCGCTGACCGGCGAAACCCGCATCAGCGCCTATGTGATGGGCGGCCTGCCGCTGGCGCTGGCCTGCTATATCTTCGTCACCAACCCGCAATTCATGCTGGGCATGTGGCAGGAGTCCACGGGGCGTATGGTGCTGCTGCTGGCGTTCGTGCTGCAGGCCCTCGGCAGCTTCTCGCTGTGGCGCATGCTGAGGAGTTTGTGA
- a CDS encoding CpaF family protein, with protein sequence MTIGPFGGDGARIGVQDLKPVLHRYLIDALEEKGENLLEGTRTSLASFVSEQVSDYVSRRQIAISRYEVDRLAEELVDELTGFGPLEILLKDEGVTEILVNGPHRVFIERGGVLQLSDLRFIDDQHVLRVIQRILAPVGRRLDESSPMVDARMPDGSRINAIIPPVALDGPCISVRKFRKDMLRSADLLASNSLDQAMLSCLELMVRRRCNIMVSGGTGTGKTTLLNMLSQMIDPRERIVTIEDTAELGLNHDHVVRLETRPPNAEGYGEVGARELVRNALRMRPDRIVLGEIRGVEVLDVLTAMNTGHDGSMSTVHANNAQDALLRLETLVGFSGATMAERTLRQMICAALDVVIQLTRLPDGRRCVSEVVEVLGLREDQYVTNTLFRLDRSGTGTFCRDAPNPAGHKMRRD encoded by the coding sequence ATGACGATTGGTCCGTTCGGTGGCGATGGTGCGCGAATCGGTGTGCAGGATCTCAAGCCGGTGCTGCACCGTTACCTGATCGACGCCCTGGAAGAGAAGGGCGAAAACCTTCTGGAGGGTACCCGCACCTCGCTGGCGAGCTTCGTCAGCGAGCAGGTCAGCGACTATGTCAGTCGTCGGCAGATCGCCATCTCCCGCTATGAGGTGGATCGTCTCGCCGAGGAGCTGGTGGACGAACTGACCGGTTTCGGCCCGCTGGAGATCCTCCTCAAGGACGAAGGCGTGACCGAGATTCTGGTCAACGGGCCACACCGGGTGTTCATCGAGCGCGGCGGTGTGCTGCAGCTCAGTGACCTGCGTTTCATCGACGATCAGCACGTGCTGCGGGTAATCCAGCGCATCCTGGCCCCGGTGGGCAGGCGGCTCGACGAATCCTCGCCGATGGTCGATGCGCGCATGCCAGATGGCAGCCGTATCAACGCGATCATCCCGCCGGTGGCCCTGGACGGCCCCTGCATCTCGGTGCGCAAGTTCCGCAAGGACATGCTGCGCAGCGCCGACCTGCTGGCCAGCAACTCGCTGGATCAGGCCATGCTCAGTTGCCTGGAGCTGATGGTCAGGCGCCGCTGCAACATCATGGTCAGCGGCGGCACCGGTACCGGCAAGACCACCTTGCTGAACATGCTCAGCCAGATGATCGACCCACGCGAGCGGATCGTCACCATCGAAGACACCGCCGAGCTGGGGCTCAATCATGACCACGTGGTGCGTCTGGAAACCCGGCCGCCGAATGCCGAGGGTTACGGTGAGGTGGGCGCCCGGGAGCTGGTGCGCAACGCCCTGCGCATGCGCCCGGATCGCATCGTGCTCGGCGAGATTCGCGGCGTCGAAGTGCTCGACGTGCTGACCGCGATGAACACCGGTCACGATGGTTCGATGAGCACCGTGCACGCCAACAATGCTCAGGATGCCCTGCTGCGTCTGGAGACCCTGGTGGGTTTCTCCGGTGCCACGATGGCCGAGCGCACCCTGCGGCAGATGATCTGCGCGGCGCTGGACGTGGTGATCCAGCTGACCCGTCTGCCGGATGGCCGTCGTTGCGTCAGTGAGGTGGTCGAGGTGCTCGGCCTGCGCGAGGATCAGTACGTCACCAACACCCTGTTCCGGCTCGATCGCAGTGGTACCGGCACGTTCTGCCGGGATGCGCCGAACCCGGCTGGGCACAAGATGCGCCGCGACTGA
- the cobM gene encoding precorrin-4 C(11)-methyltransferase, whose protein sequence is MTVYFIGAGPGDPELITVKGQRLIRSCPVILYAGSLVPEALLDGHQASLVVNTAELHLDEIVALLQAAHARGEDVARVHSGDPSLYGAIGEQIRHLRALSIPFEIIPGVTATAACAALLESELTLPAVSQTVILTRYASKSPMPEGEQLHDLARHGATMAIHLGVQHLPKIVGDLLPHYGASCPIAVVHRASWPDQDWVLGTLADIEAKVSAKGFRRTALILVGRVLGADDFADSALYNERHRHLFRAGVADDTDSR, encoded by the coding sequence ATGACCGTCTACTTCATCGGCGCCGGCCCCGGCGACCCCGAACTGATCACCGTGAAGGGCCAGCGCCTGATTCGCTCCTGCCCGGTAATTCTCTACGCCGGTTCCCTGGTGCCGGAAGCGTTGCTCGACGGCCATCAGGCCAGCCTGGTGGTGAACACCGCCGAATTGCATCTCGATGAAATCGTCGCCCTGCTGCAGGCGGCCCATGCACGCGGCGAAGACGTGGCACGGGTGCATTCGGGAGACCCATCGCTGTACGGCGCCATCGGTGAGCAGATTCGTCACCTGCGCGCCCTGAGCATTCCCTTCGAGATCATCCCCGGCGTCACGGCCACGGCAGCCTGCGCCGCGCTGCTGGAAAGCGAGCTGACGCTGCCGGCCGTTTCCCAGACGGTGATCCTCACCCGCTATGCCAGCAAATCACCAATGCCCGAAGGCGAGCAGTTGCACGATCTGGCGCGGCACGGTGCGACCATGGCGATCCACCTGGGTGTTCAGCATCTGCCGAAGATCGTCGGCGACCTGTTGCCTCACTATGGGGCCAGTTGCCCGATCGCGGTGGTGCATCGCGCCAGCTGGCCGGATCAGGACTGGGTGCTCGGCACCCTCGCCGATATCGAGGCCAAGGTCAGCGCCAAGGGCTTTCGTCGCACCGCGCTGATTCTGGTCGGCAGGGTGCTGGGCGCCGACGACTTCGCCGACTCGGCGCTGTACAACGAGCGCCATCGCCACCTGTTCAGGGCTGGCGTTGCAGACGATACAGACTCTCGCTGA